The following proteins are co-located in the Pseudarthrobacter siccitolerans genome:
- the wecB gene encoding non-hydrolyzing UDP-N-acetylglucosamine 2-epimerase encodes MEALKGKLKIMTVVGTRPEIIRLAATIKRLDKYTNHVLVHTGQNYDYELNEIFFEDLALPKPDHFLAADTRSLGAVLGSILSSVEKVLLEEKPDAMVVLGDTNSCISAVMARRMKIPVYHMEAGNRCFDENVPEEVNRRLVDHVADYNLVYTEHARRNLLAEGIHPSRILLTGSPMREVLDANMAAIEASDVLEREGLRPDEYFLVSLHREENVDNSQRLGQVLHALNRLVDTFGIPVLISTHPRTRQRLAEQPDELKAGLGFHPPFGFNDYVRLQKSAKLVLSDSGTISEESLMLQFPAVTLRDFIERPESVDTGGIITTGLRANEIIDSVRMTLQQIDEDGFPSVPNEYQIQDASRRTVNFIRSTVHSHAARAGIRETP; translated from the coding sequence ATGGAGGCCTTAAAGGGCAAGCTGAAAATCATGACAGTTGTTGGGACGCGTCCCGAGATTATCAGGCTCGCCGCCACAATCAAGCGTCTTGATAAGTACACCAACCATGTCTTGGTGCATACCGGACAAAACTACGACTATGAGCTGAACGAGATCTTTTTCGAGGACTTGGCTCTACCCAAACCTGATCACTTTCTCGCTGCCGACACCAGATCGCTCGGTGCAGTTCTCGGATCCATCCTCTCCTCCGTGGAAAAGGTCCTCCTGGAAGAGAAACCCGATGCAATGGTGGTGCTTGGCGACACAAATAGCTGCATCTCCGCTGTGATGGCACGGCGAATGAAGATCCCCGTTTATCACATGGAAGCAGGCAACAGGTGCTTCGATGAGAACGTTCCGGAGGAAGTCAATCGACGGCTGGTCGATCACGTAGCAGACTACAACCTCGTTTACACAGAGCATGCACGTCGAAATCTGCTGGCTGAGGGCATCCATCCCTCCCGCATTCTTTTGACAGGGTCTCCGATGCGCGAGGTTCTTGATGCCAATATGGCTGCGATCGAAGCCAGCGACGTCCTCGAGCGCGAAGGGCTCCGCCCGGACGAATATTTCCTAGTCAGCCTGCACCGTGAAGAGAACGTGGACAATAGCCAGCGTTTGGGCCAAGTGTTGCACGCGCTGAACAGGCTTGTCGATACCTTTGGCATTCCAGTCTTGATCTCAACCCATCCCCGTACGCGACAAAGGCTTGCCGAGCAACCCGATGAACTTAAAGCGGGCCTGGGGTTTCATCCGCCGTTCGGATTCAATGACTACGTCCGGCTGCAAAAGTCAGCAAAGCTTGTTCTTTCAGACAGTGGGACCATAAGCGAAGAATCCCTGATGCTGCAATTTCCAGCAGTGACTCTGCGGGACTTCATAGAACGGCCGGAGTCGGTAGACACTGGCGGGATCATTACGACTGGGCTGCGCGCTAACGAGATTATTGACTCGGTTCGGATGACGTTGCAGCAGATCGACGAAGACGGTTTCCCTTCAGTTCCTAATGAATACCAGATTCAGGACGCGTCGCGCAGAACCGTAAACTTTATCCGTTCAACTGTTCACAGCCATGCGGCCCGAGCGGGGATCCGCGAAACACCTTAA
- a CDS encoding sugar transferase: MDHDARTYLAKRAVLEKAVAALLLVVLSPIFALIAILIAVLMGRPILFRQQRVGQYGRVFWILKFRTLVNDAEEIGGGCIPADLNLVPPLGEKLRRYSLDELPQLVNIVRGDMSFVGPRPALPEQYARYTAEQAQRVLVPQGLTGLAQLAYRAEAPWSLRIEKDLEYVSNAGPLLDLGILIATAFKVLRADGVVETLSPAEVDDFGPKRDAG, encoded by the coding sequence ATGGATCATGATGCTCGAACTTACTTGGCGAAACGCGCCGTCCTGGAGAAGGCTGTAGCGGCCTTGCTGCTTGTTGTTCTCTCGCCGATCTTCGCATTGATCGCGATTCTTATAGCGGTGCTGATGGGGCGGCCGATTCTGTTTCGGCAACAACGGGTGGGCCAGTACGGCAGAGTTTTTTGGATCCTCAAATTCCGCACCCTGGTCAACGATGCGGAAGAAATCGGTGGCGGATGCATTCCTGCAGACCTGAATCTCGTGCCGCCGCTGGGCGAGAAATTGCGCCGGTACAGTTTGGATGAGCTTCCCCAACTGGTGAACATAGTTCGCGGGGACATGAGCTTCGTGGGGCCCCGTCCGGCGCTGCCCGAGCAGTACGCACGCTATACCGCGGAGCAGGCTCAACGGGTATTGGTGCCCCAGGGGCTCACGGGATTGGCTCAGCTAGCCTACCGCGCTGAAGCGCCGTGGAGTCTCCGTATTGAGAAGGACCTGGAATACGTTTCCAATGCAGGCCCTCTGTTGGACCTCGGAATCCTCATTGCCACTGCTTTCAAAGTCCTTCGGGCCGACGGCGTTGTAGAGACACTATCTCCTGCAGAGGTTGATGACTTTGGCCCCAAGCGCGATGCCGGGTAA
- a CDS encoding glycosyltransferase family 4 protein — MKIVVFTSFFTPAFLGGGPIRTLAAMVRGAPPTFDTAVVTGNTDLGCSEPMNVIGERWVEHEGSRVFYCNARSWTSLFRGMCAVRSWQPDVVYVNSFFDARYSILPQFLFMAKFFLPNIFVIAPRGEFSTGALSIKGTKKRAYIFVFRSLRLHKRVLWHASTANEEHDIRAAVGVSARILVREDDTLLPSAAAPPKTRPEPGILRAVSLSRISPMKGVLTLLEGLQRVGEPVLLDIIGPAEDVDYSEQCHAAAAAAPANVRINFLGAKDPNEVRGTLAAYDVLLSPTRGENFGHVIAEALSVSCPVLCADVTPWTQVLTAGGGDVVTENTAAGWARAVESYARLSDTERFERRLAAGKAYEQWKSNSSDPHFFTLLQKHISP, encoded by the coding sequence ATGAAAATAGTTGTTTTTACCTCGTTTTTTACTCCAGCTTTCCTAGGGGGAGGGCCGATACGGACGTTGGCGGCGATGGTTCGAGGAGCTCCCCCAACCTTCGACACGGCAGTGGTGACGGGAAACACGGATCTCGGATGCAGCGAACCGATGAATGTCATCGGGGAGCGGTGGGTGGAGCATGAAGGATCAAGGGTGTTTTACTGCAATGCCCGTTCCTGGACTTCTCTTTTTCGAGGGATGTGCGCGGTGAGGTCTTGGCAGCCGGACGTTGTTTACGTAAACAGTTTTTTCGACGCCAGGTATTCGATACTTCCGCAATTCCTTTTCATGGCCAAATTCTTCCTTCCAAATATCTTCGTCATCGCACCTCGGGGTGAGTTCAGCACCGGGGCTTTGAGTATCAAGGGGACCAAGAAGCGCGCATACATATTCGTGTTCCGGTCGCTGCGGCTCCACAAAAGGGTTTTGTGGCACGCTTCCACAGCCAACGAAGAACACGACATCCGCGCCGCGGTCGGCGTTAGTGCACGGATCCTTGTTCGGGAGGATGATACGTTACTCCCCTCTGCTGCCGCCCCGCCCAAAACACGTCCGGAACCTGGAATCTTGCGGGCGGTGAGCCTGTCTCGGATTTCGCCTATGAAAGGCGTCCTCACCCTGTTGGAGGGACTGCAACGCGTCGGCGAGCCTGTGCTGTTGGACATTATCGGCCCGGCGGAGGACGTCGACTACTCCGAGCAGTGCCATGCTGCCGCGGCCGCTGCGCCGGCCAACGTCCGCATCAACTTCCTGGGGGCGAAAGATCCCAACGAGGTGCGCGGGACTCTGGCTGCCTATGATGTCCTGTTGAGTCCGACACGGGGGGAAAACTTTGGGCACGTTATCGCTGAGGCATTGTCTGTGAGCTGTCCGGTCCTGTGCGCAGATGTTACCCCCTGGACACAGGTGCTGACAGCGGGTGGGGGTGATGTGGTTACTGAGAACACAGCAGCCGGATGGGCGCGGGCGGTAGAATCCTATGCCCGGCTTTCTGATACGGAGCGTTTCGAACGACGGCTCGCCGCTGGGAAAGCTTACGAGCAATGGAAATCCAATTCATCGGATCCACATTTCTTCACGTTGCTGCAGAAACACATATCCCCATAG
- a CDS encoding polysaccharide biosynthesis tyrosine autokinase: MELEDYVRVLRQRWIAILALTLLGLLAAAGYTFLQTPQFRATSKLFVTVEAGSSAADASAGISFAEKRVSSYVSLATSPRVLQAVDKELVLDGGVQALATKVAASTPPQTALIDVSATDPDPQVAAKIANSTAKQLITAVNDIEAVKFVRLSVFEEAAVPGTPSSPTVPLNLVLGALFGLLAGAGYAYLREILDTHVRSRSDVERIAKASVLGSFKADASAKNELVVDSGGRLGQRAESFRQLRTHLHFTNLDGGAQTVVVSSSIPREGKTFIATNLAIVLAENGTKVLLVDADLRHPKIAEYLRIDRSVGLSDVLSHTVALEDAIEKWGPDEALHVLTSGSVAPNPSNLLGSPSMEKLMARFETDYEVIVIDAPPLLPVTDPAVLGSMASGVVLVVGADGRTTSADLSEAISNLTAVNARLLGLVLNKVDKGSRRHSHSDHA; encoded by the coding sequence ATGGAATTAGAAGACTACGTGCGTGTCCTCAGGCAACGGTGGATTGCCATCCTCGCACTCACCCTCTTGGGACTGCTAGCAGCCGCTGGTTATACGTTCCTGCAGACTCCTCAGTTTCGAGCAACAAGCAAACTTTTTGTCACTGTAGAAGCGGGTTCTTCCGCAGCTGACGCATCCGCGGGCATCTCATTCGCGGAGAAGCGCGTCTCGTCGTATGTGAGTTTGGCAACAAGCCCCAGGGTGCTCCAGGCCGTCGACAAGGAACTGGTTTTGGATGGAGGAGTGCAAGCGCTCGCAACCAAGGTCGCAGCCTCCACTCCACCGCAAACCGCACTTATAGACGTATCTGCCACTGACCCTGACCCTCAGGTGGCTGCCAAGATCGCCAATTCAACCGCCAAGCAGCTCATAACCGCCGTAAACGACATCGAAGCCGTGAAGTTTGTCCGTCTGAGTGTTTTCGAGGAAGCAGCAGTCCCAGGTACCCCTTCGTCACCAACGGTGCCTCTCAATCTTGTCCTAGGAGCGCTGTTCGGACTCCTTGCGGGAGCCGGGTACGCATACCTTCGCGAGATACTTGATACCCACGTTCGAAGCCGCTCCGACGTGGAGCGGATTGCCAAGGCGAGTGTTCTTGGGAGTTTCAAAGCAGATGCAAGTGCAAAAAATGAACTGGTGGTTGATTCTGGAGGCCGTCTTGGTCAGCGTGCTGAGAGCTTCCGCCAGCTACGGACACATTTGCATTTCACCAACTTGGACGGTGGCGCACAGACAGTAGTTGTCTCGTCGTCAATTCCCCGGGAGGGCAAGACATTTATAGCCACGAACCTCGCGATCGTGTTAGCTGAGAACGGGACCAAGGTGCTGTTAGTGGACGCCGACCTGCGACATCCAAAGATTGCCGAGTACCTGCGCATCGATCGTTCGGTTGGACTGTCCGATGTGCTATCGCACACTGTTGCATTGGAGGACGCCATCGAGAAATGGGGGCCCGATGAAGCGCTCCACGTTCTTACTTCCGGAAGCGTGGCGCCGAACCCGAGTAACCTCTTAGGCTCTCCGAGCATGGAAAAGCTCATGGCTCGGTTTGAGACCGACTACGAGGTCATAGTTATCGATGCGCCACCACTCCTGCCGGTCACCGATCCCGCGGTGTTAGGTTCGATGGCCAGCGGAGTAGTTCTAGTGGTCGGTGCGGACGGAAGGACAACGAGTGCGGATCTTTCCGAAGCCATTTCGAACTTGACGGCTGTCAATGCTCGTTTGCTGGGCCTAGTACTCAACAAGGTTGACAAAGGTTCCCGTCGCCACTCGCATTCTGATCATGCCTAG
- a CDS encoding SDR family NAD(P)-dependent oxidoreductase yields the protein MLTLETEGPTVDNSPYAGKRIVITGGTGSFGHTVAKKLLENGAEQVRILSRDEAKQDAMRHELPDSRLKFYVGDVRDFDSVDRATKSADYLFHAAALKQVPSCEFFPMEAVRTNITGSENVVRAAEKNGIASVVCLSTDKAVYPVNAMGMSKAMMEKVAQSHGLNNPDAGTIVSCVRYGNVMYSRGSVIPLFIDQLKAGKPLTVTNPKMTRFLMSLADSVSLVEFAFTHAQQGDLFVKKAPASTIADLAQAVANLFASESDVEVIGTRHAEKLSEALATREELTRAQDMGDYFKVPADKRDMNYSKYFDSGDIAQAFYSDYDSHTVERLTVNQIEELLLTLPEVRRELALAGKTSRIDSLL from the coding sequence ATGCTCACACTGGAAACGGAAGGCCCTACTGTGGATAACTCTCCATACGCTGGAAAACGGATTGTAATTACTGGTGGAACAGGTTCATTTGGCCATACAGTTGCAAAGAAGCTGCTTGAGAACGGAGCTGAGCAGGTCCGAATCCTGAGCCGTGACGAGGCAAAACAAGACGCCATGCGGCATGAGTTGCCTGATTCGCGGCTGAAGTTCTATGTCGGCGATGTGCGTGACTTTGACAGCGTAGACCGCGCCACTAAGTCCGCCGATTACCTGTTTCATGCAGCCGCGTTGAAGCAGGTTCCCTCCTGCGAGTTTTTCCCAATGGAAGCTGTTAGAACAAATATAACCGGCAGCGAGAATGTCGTTCGCGCCGCCGAAAAGAACGGCATAGCGTCGGTTGTATGCCTGAGTACGGACAAGGCGGTTTATCCTGTCAATGCGATGGGGATGAGTAAAGCAATGATGGAAAAAGTCGCGCAGTCTCATGGATTGAATAATCCGGACGCCGGGACCATCGTCTCCTGCGTGCGGTACGGAAATGTTATGTACTCCCGCGGCTCAGTAATACCGCTATTCATAGACCAACTTAAGGCGGGTAAGCCGCTAACCGTTACCAACCCCAAGATGACGCGGTTTCTGATGTCGCTTGCCGACTCTGTCAGTCTCGTTGAATTCGCTTTTACACATGCCCAACAAGGTGACCTCTTTGTCAAAAAGGCGCCCGCCTCCACAATAGCTGACCTGGCTCAGGCAGTCGCAAATTTGTTCGCTTCGGAAAGTGACGTTGAGGTTATCGGTACACGCCACGCTGAAAAGCTCTCGGAAGCGTTGGCTACTCGGGAAGAGCTCACGAGGGCGCAGGACATGGGCGATTACTTCAAGGTGCCGGCTGACAAGCGGGACATGAATTACAGCAAGTACTTTGATTCAGGTGACATCGCGCAAGCCTTCTATTCTGACTACGACTCGCATACAGTTGAGCGGTTGACCGTTAACCAAATCGAGGAGTTGCTGCTTACCCTCCCTGAAGTACGAAGGGAACTGGCACTGGCAGGGAAAACCTCCCGCATCGATTCGCTCTTATGA
- a CDS encoding polysaccharide biosynthesis C-terminal domain-containing protein translates to MKIALTGAGGFLGLHTRAAALSMGYGLEPIGLGSKLHRQRAMAVVGGSDRLIHLAGVNRGSDREVHDGNLEFATQLADILCCVPSPPSHIVYANSVQAGNSSVYGQSKAEAAVILRAAAESVGASFTDVLLPNLFGEHGRPFYNSVVATFCHLLSAEQSAEILDDRDLVLLHAQDAADILLGIVPMEDMKSFTVSRTVSAVLAQLQDIAYIYRKGDIPALESNFDLGLFNTYRSFRLQQPRKLPFALDRRTDARGSFFEVCRSQGGEGQTSFSTTVSGFTRGQHFHRRKVERFVVLSGEAEIAMRCLFSHSVLRFAVHGSEPVAIDMPTLWTHNIKNTGSTDLSTMFWTNDLYDPKRPDTFSSFV, encoded by the coding sequence ATGAAGATCGCACTCACGGGGGCGGGTGGTTTCCTTGGCTTGCACACTCGCGCGGCTGCCCTCAGTATGGGGTATGGGCTCGAGCCGATCGGCTTGGGCTCGAAACTCCATCGGCAACGGGCTATGGCTGTCGTGGGCGGGAGCGACCGCCTCATTCATCTCGCTGGCGTGAATCGCGGTTCAGATCGAGAGGTCCATGATGGGAACCTCGAGTTTGCAACGCAACTGGCCGATATTTTGTGTTGCGTTCCCTCTCCGCCGTCGCATATCGTGTACGCCAACTCCGTGCAGGCCGGCAACTCTTCTGTTTACGGGCAGTCAAAGGCGGAGGCGGCGGTCATCCTGCGGGCCGCAGCTGAATCTGTTGGCGCGAGCTTCACCGACGTTTTACTTCCCAACCTATTCGGCGAACACGGGCGGCCGTTTTATAACTCCGTGGTGGCAACTTTCTGCCATTTGCTTAGCGCGGAACAGAGCGCCGAAATACTGGATGACAGGGACCTGGTTCTTCTGCATGCACAAGATGCCGCTGATATCCTCCTTGGGATCGTTCCAATGGAGGATATGAAGTCCTTCACGGTCTCGCGGACGGTCTCAGCCGTTCTGGCTCAGCTTCAAGACATCGCATATATATATCGCAAAGGAGATATCCCGGCGCTGGAATCGAACTTCGACTTGGGGCTGTTTAATACCTATCGATCTTTTCGATTGCAGCAGCCCCGGAAACTGCCATTTGCTTTGGACAGACGTACGGATGCCAGAGGCAGTTTCTTCGAAGTGTGCCGCTCCCAGGGCGGAGAGGGACAAACGTCTTTTTCAACGACCGTCTCCGGCTTCACCCGCGGCCAGCACTTCCACCGCAGGAAGGTTGAAAGATTTGTTGTACTGTCCGGTGAGGCAGAAATCGCGATGCGATGTCTGTTCAGTCACAGCGTTCTCCGTTTCGCAGTGCATGGTTCAGAACCTGTGGCGATAGACATGCCAACGCTTTGGACGCACAATATTAAGAACACTGGTAGCACTGACCTATCTACGATGTTCTGGACAAACGACCTTTATGATCCCAAGCGACCGGATACGTTTTCGAGTTTCGTTTAG
- a CDS encoding DegT/DnrJ/EryC1/StrS family aminotransferase — translation MSSPDVGGLEEKFVLDALRSGWVAPLGPDVDEFEVEVSERVGAAYGVALASGTAALHLALLSHGIGADDIVLTSTMTFAATANAICYTGAHPYFIDSDASGNISTALLEEAAEKLVAESRPAKAILPVDLLGKVCDFSEINRIAERFGMVVIADAAESLGATREGKAAGSFGDTAILSFNGNKIMTTSGGGMLLTGDGAIAARTRYLATQAREPVAHYEHTDIGYNYRMSNLLAAMGRAQLLRLDEMLSKRRYHRDNYREFFAAVDGVEIFGARDDHEDNCWLTSVIVDPRSAGFTAQDLAVHMAAGNIESRPLWKPMHLQPVFSGAECLIDGTAERFFKTGLALPSGSALTTEEFSRVIGQICSFLA, via the coding sequence ATGTCATCACCCGACGTTGGGGGTTTGGAAGAAAAGTTTGTACTGGATGCACTTCGGTCTGGGTGGGTGGCACCGCTGGGTCCCGATGTGGATGAATTTGAGGTCGAAGTATCAGAAAGGGTAGGTGCCGCCTACGGGGTGGCCCTGGCGTCGGGAACAGCGGCACTTCATTTGGCGCTGCTAAGCCATGGTATTGGCGCTGACGACATAGTGCTGACCTCGACGATGACTTTCGCAGCAACTGCAAATGCCATCTGCTACACGGGAGCGCACCCCTACTTCATTGACAGTGATGCTTCAGGCAACATCAGCACGGCCTTGTTGGAGGAAGCGGCAGAGAAGCTCGTAGCTGAATCTCGTCCAGCGAAAGCGATCCTGCCGGTGGATTTGCTGGGAAAGGTGTGCGATTTCAGTGAAATCAACCGCATCGCCGAGCGGTTCGGAATGGTGGTTATTGCCGACGCGGCAGAATCATTGGGCGCCACCCGCGAAGGTAAAGCGGCCGGCTCGTTCGGGGATACAGCCATTCTGTCCTTCAACGGAAACAAGATCATGACAACGTCCGGCGGGGGAATGCTCCTGACCGGAGACGGCGCCATTGCTGCGCGCACGCGATATCTGGCCACCCAGGCAAGGGAGCCTGTCGCCCACTACGAACACACTGACATTGGCTACAACTACCGAATGAGCAATCTCTTGGCCGCCATGGGCCGTGCGCAACTCTTGCGCTTGGATGAGATGCTTTCCAAGCGCCGTTACCATCGCGACAACTATCGTGAGTTTTTCGCGGCCGTAGATGGTGTGGAGATTTTCGGTGCTCGTGACGACCACGAGGATAATTGTTGGCTGACCTCGGTGATAGTGGACCCTCGGTCGGCCGGGTTTACCGCCCAAGATCTGGCCGTGCACATGGCTGCAGGGAACATTGAGAGCCGCCCGCTCTGGAAGCCAATGCACCTTCAACCCGTCTTCTCCGGCGCGGAATGTCTTATTGACGGTACGGCAGAGCGATTTTTCAAGACGGGTCTCGCTCTTCCCTCGGGTTCTGCTTTGACCACCGAGGAGTTTTCGCGCGTTATTGGCCAAATTTGCTCATTCCTGGCTTAA
- a CDS encoding sugar transferase, which yields MWLGAPNLSRWLDVIGATTSLIVGAPIMAAAAIAIHLTDGGPALYRQERIGKDGEPFELLKLRTMSVGAEYRGTGIVVSESDPRITRPGRLLRASSLDELPQMWNVLRGEMSLVGPRPTVKSQVDQYNIHQRRRLEVRPGLTGWAQVNGRNALPWDQRIELDIWYVDNKSIPLDLRILALTPKALLMPSAIYGQGGTTPDFESTEDD from the coding sequence TTGTGGCTCGGGGCCCCAAACTTGAGTCGCTGGCTCGATGTCATTGGCGCTACGACGAGCCTGATCGTCGGAGCACCCATTATGGCTGCCGCTGCAATAGCGATCCACCTCACTGACGGGGGCCCGGCCCTCTACCGTCAAGAACGAATTGGAAAGGATGGCGAACCCTTCGAACTGCTGAAGCTCAGAACCATGAGCGTTGGCGCGGAGTACCGCGGGACTGGCATCGTGGTTTCTGAATCTGACCCCCGGATTACGAGACCGGGCCGTTTATTACGTGCGAGCAGCTTGGATGAGCTGCCGCAGATGTGGAATGTCTTGCGCGGAGAGATGTCCCTTGTTGGACCGCGCCCCACCGTTAAATCGCAGGTGGATCAGTACAACATCCATCAGCGGCGCCGTCTGGAGGTGCGGCCAGGGCTAACAGGTTGGGCGCAAGTTAACGGTCGCAACGCGTTACCGTGGGATCAGCGTATTGAACTGGACATCTGGTATGTCGACAACAAGTCAATTCCCCTTGATTTGCGGATCCTTGCGCTCACGCCGAAGGCCCTACTGATGCCAAGTGCTATCTACGGGCAGGGCGGCACAACACCCGACTTCGAATCGACCGAGGATGACTGA
- a CDS encoding polysaccharide biosynthesis protein, which translates to MTRTDLRPKPGQIFRWREYLVDAGIWTIALPIATLIRMDFDATAISPLVVAVAVLLAVTLQALSGWAFGLYRYLHPYGSRYDAVNLMLVVGSVGLVLTVGRLLVPASDDFPRSSPLIGLLVAFVLMAGARLVHRTYCDRRLRPGESATPTLVYGAGHLGQHVIQQMNRDRYSPFRPVGIIDDDPRLRNFHLEGVPVLGGRDQLAQVAHDTGAEVLIFAIARAEAELLRQVSDDADAAGLRLLVLPLLADILEGHTRLNDLRDVSISDLIGRHAVDTELDSIAGFITNKRILVTGAGGSIGSELCREVMRFSPAEVIMLDRDETGLQGTQISISGHGLLDTEEVVLADIRDEKTIQDIFLKRRPEVVFHAAALKHLPMLEQYPNEAWQTNVLGTLNVLRAARAADVETFVNISTDKAANPTSVLGYSKRLGERLTAWFAADTKKTYLSVRFGNVIGSRGSMLPTFRLQIEAGGPLTLTHPEVTRYFMTIPEACQLVVQAGAIGCPGEALILDMGEPVRIMDVAQRMIAKSGRKISISITGLRQGEKLHEELVGAGETDERPIHPKISHTGVPPLSPSELLLNHWGPANSQVRNGLQAAQSLESLQ; encoded by the coding sequence ATGACACGTACAGATCTCCGGCCAAAGCCAGGGCAAATATTTCGATGGCGAGAATACCTTGTTGACGCCGGAATCTGGACAATAGCCTTACCCATCGCCACCCTGATTCGGATGGATTTCGATGCTACGGCGATATCCCCCTTGGTGGTGGCCGTTGCGGTGCTTCTGGCCGTCACTCTGCAGGCCCTGTCGGGATGGGCCTTTGGCCTTTACCGCTACCTTCACCCGTATGGCTCCCGGTACGACGCTGTAAACCTCATGTTGGTGGTTGGTAGCGTTGGCCTGGTTCTGACGGTTGGCAGGCTCTTGGTTCCCGCTTCTGACGATTTTCCTCGCAGCTCCCCTTTGATCGGACTGCTTGTGGCTTTTGTGCTGATGGCCGGCGCGCGTCTAGTACATCGGACATATTGCGATCGACGTCTCCGTCCAGGGGAGTCGGCAACTCCCACCCTTGTGTACGGGGCAGGTCACCTGGGGCAGCACGTGATCCAGCAGATGAATAGGGACAGGTATTCGCCTTTTCGTCCTGTTGGAATCATCGACGACGATCCCAGACTCCGGAATTTCCATCTGGAAGGCGTCCCCGTGCTGGGAGGCCGCGACCAGTTGGCGCAGGTAGCACATGACACGGGCGCTGAAGTCTTGATTTTCGCCATTGCGCGGGCAGAGGCTGAACTACTGCGGCAGGTTTCCGACGATGCGGATGCCGCCGGTCTTCGGCTCTTGGTCCTGCCCCTGCTCGCAGACATCCTAGAAGGCCATACCCGACTCAATGACTTGCGGGACGTGTCAATTTCCGACCTCATTGGCCGCCACGCCGTTGACACTGAGCTGGACTCGATCGCAGGCTTCATTACGAACAAGCGCATCCTGGTGACAGGCGCAGGCGGATCGATAGGATCTGAGCTTTGCCGGGAAGTTATGCGGTTTTCGCCCGCTGAAGTCATCATGCTCGACCGTGATGAGACAGGCCTGCAAGGAACACAAATTTCGATTTCGGGTCACGGACTGCTCGATACGGAGGAAGTAGTACTTGCTGACATTCGCGATGAGAAGACCATTCAGGACATATTTTTAAAGCGGCGGCCTGAGGTTGTGTTCCACGCCGCTGCGTTGAAACATCTTCCAATGCTTGAGCAATACCCGAACGAAGCTTGGCAGACCAACGTTCTTGGAACGCTTAATGTCCTGCGCGCAGCGAGGGCGGCGGATGTCGAAACTTTTGTCAACATATCCACTGACAAGGCAGCGAATCCAACAAGCGTTTTAGGTTACTCCAAGCGACTGGGCGAAAGACTTACTGCCTGGTTTGCCGCCGATACAAAGAAGACCTATTTGTCGGTGCGGTTTGGCAACGTCATCGGCAGCCGCGGCTCAATGTTGCCTACCTTCAGGTTGCAAATCGAGGCGGGGGGTCCGCTCACCCTGACCCACCCGGAGGTGACCCGGTATTTCATGACCATTCCAGAGGCCTGCCAGCTGGTTGTACAGGCAGGAGCGATCGGTTGTCCAGGGGAGGCCCTGATTTTGGACATGGGAGAACCCGTCCGAATCATGGACGTGGCCCAACGGATGATCGCGAAGTCGGGCCGCAAAATCAGCATCTCCATCACCGGGCTTCGCCAGGGGGAGAAGCTGCACGAGGAACTTGTAGGGGCGGGGGAAACAGATGAACGCCCGATTCATCCGAAGATCAGCCATACAGGCGTGCCACCTTTGTCCCCCAGTGAGCTCCTGCTGAATCACTGGGGTCCAGCGAACTCCCAGGTGCGAAACGGACTGCAGGCTGCCCAGAGCTTGGAGAGCCTGCAATGA
- a CDS encoding acetyltransferase: MLHIVGAGGLGRETYDAILARAAADRPLICFVDDSLAGKVIRGLEVQRPGTVTSGDFVVGIASTSVRKEFSLDFERRGLTAYNVIHPRSLIGPESTIGRGCVFLAHCHVSSSVTVGNHVQVYYNATVGHDAVLEDYVTVLPGANISGSVTLEEGVTVGSGAVVIQGLRVGAGSFIGAGSVVTRDVPAGHIVKGVPGRW; encoded by the coding sequence ATGCTTCACATCGTGGGTGCTGGAGGGCTTGGGAGGGAAACCTATGATGCCATCCTGGCGAGGGCGGCAGCGGACAGGCCACTGATCTGCTTTGTTGATGACAGCCTGGCAGGAAAGGTTATCCGTGGTCTGGAAGTGCAGCGTCCAGGTACTGTCACTTCTGGGGATTTTGTCGTGGGCATCGCAAGTACTTCAGTGCGGAAGGAATTTTCACTGGACTTTGAGCGGCGCGGCCTAACTGCCTACAACGTCATCCATCCGCGTTCCCTCATTGGCCCCGAATCTACAATTGGGCGCGGGTGTGTATTTTTGGCGCATTGCCACGTCTCCTCGAGTGTGACGGTGGGTAACCACGTTCAGGTTTACTACAACGCCACGGTCGGGCACGACGCCGTCCTGGAGGACTACGTCACGGTTTTGCCGGGCGCTAACATATCCGGGTCCGTGACCCTTGAGGAAGGCGTAACAGTCGGGTCCGGGGCCGTGGTCATCCAAGGCTTGCGAGTTGGCGCCGGGTCTTTTATCGGTGCTGGGTCTGTCGTGACTAGGGATGTCCCTGCCGGCCATATCGTCAAGGGCGTCCCCGGCCGCTGGTGA